A genome region from Streptomyces sp. SAI-135 includes the following:
- a CDS encoding xanthine dehydrogenase family protein molybdopterin-binding subunit has product MNTPRIGSDSAPTRAETERARWPKYDAFAFISGGATYLDDIEPDGTLHMAVVRSPVAHGKLLGVDVSQALAMDGVVTAVDGHEAARHLAPMPYVQNPEDIGAQAFRVTALAVDELRWLGEPVAVVVAESAPVARAAASVVQVHYEELQPILDVGELAANPSLMDEQFADSVLSANDFTRGDTDSAFASAPHSLESTLRIGRSSTAPMEPRGYLASWDADARLTVHASHQQPFQLRWELATMLRIPEESVRVVVPQVGGSFGLKMTGFAEEPLVCLLSKLTGRPVKYVESRAECFLGGGREQIHRAAVAFDDQGRLLALRDHITIPVGAASTSPGWRMAYVTAATFPSAYDIPAVEIRSRVLLTNQPPWHSCRGYGKDTAIVVIERLVDRVASYLGLDPAEVRRRNLLPSHRLPHRLPSGYLIDSGDFGALLDRALTLANYEPANSARGKEPEADMAEGVGIAFEITPEGGGHPSGPLRTAARPTAPAPEAATVSMNAEGRIEVRSSVTNPGGGNDTSLATLAAEALGTSRAMVTVVQGDTDRVPQGTGHASSRATAVGGAAVVLAARDIADRLRARAAELTGVQPDEVTLVDGRIEIQQRPVMTIADLCSDLCTTGRAPELVATRSYVPVNQQGLNDSEPYRYTYPYVSSGVYVARVLVDLATGKTTITGLVAVHDCGRVINPTLVEGQMHGAMAMGAGLALFEEILSADDGSPLTDTFKHYMLPRANDLPSMIVEHVETPSPHTLMGAKGAGEAGVGGAMAAVLNAVTNALGPNCPPPTALPLTPPRVLDLLAHSHGRTEP; this is encoded by the coding sequence GTGAACACCCCCAGGATCGGCTCCGACAGCGCACCGACGCGTGCGGAGACCGAGCGCGCCCGATGGCCCAAGTACGACGCGTTCGCCTTCATCAGCGGGGGCGCCACGTACCTGGATGACATCGAGCCCGACGGAACATTGCACATGGCGGTCGTGCGAAGCCCCGTGGCCCATGGAAAACTCCTGGGCGTCGACGTGAGTCAGGCCCTTGCCATGGACGGTGTGGTGACTGCCGTCGACGGCCACGAGGCGGCCCGGCACCTGGCTCCGATGCCCTATGTGCAAAACCCCGAGGACATCGGCGCTCAAGCGTTTCGTGTGACAGCTCTCGCGGTCGATGAACTGCGCTGGCTCGGCGAGCCGGTGGCCGTCGTCGTCGCCGAGTCTGCGCCCGTCGCCCGCGCCGCTGCGTCGGTTGTGCAAGTGCATTACGAGGAACTCCAGCCGATCCTCGACGTCGGCGAGCTGGCCGCGAATCCGTCCCTCATGGACGAGCAGTTCGCTGATTCCGTCCTGTCCGCGAACGACTTCACCCGGGGGGACACGGACAGCGCGTTCGCGTCGGCGCCTCACTCCCTGGAGAGCACATTGCGGATCGGACGCAGCAGCACGGCGCCGATGGAACCGCGGGGCTACCTCGCATCATGGGACGCTGATGCCCGACTGACCGTTCACGCCTCCCATCAACAGCCATTCCAGTTGCGGTGGGAGCTTGCGACCATGCTCCGGATTCCCGAGGAATCGGTACGCGTCGTCGTACCCCAGGTCGGTGGCTCGTTCGGTCTGAAGATGACCGGCTTCGCCGAGGAGCCCCTCGTGTGTCTGCTGAGCAAACTGACCGGCCGACCGGTCAAGTACGTCGAGAGCAGGGCCGAATGCTTCCTCGGAGGAGGACGCGAGCAGATCCACCGTGCCGCGGTCGCCTTCGACGACCAGGGCCGTCTCCTCGCCCTGCGCGACCACATCACCATCCCGGTCGGCGCGGCCTCCACCTCGCCCGGCTGGCGCATGGCCTACGTGACCGCGGCCACCTTCCCGAGCGCCTACGACATCCCGGCCGTGGAAATCCGTTCACGCGTCCTTCTCACGAACCAGCCTCCTTGGCATTCCTGCCGTGGCTACGGCAAGGACACCGCCATCGTGGTCATCGAGCGGCTCGTCGACAGGGTTGCCTCGTACCTCGGCCTCGACCCGGCCGAAGTCCGTCGGCGCAATCTGCTCCCGAGCCACCGCTTGCCGCATCGTCTGCCCTCGGGCTACCTCATCGACAGTGGTGATTTCGGCGCGCTTCTCGACCGTGCGCTCACGCTCGCGAACTACGAGCCGGCGAACAGCGCCCGGGGCAAGGAACCGGAGGCCGACATGGCCGAAGGTGTCGGCATCGCCTTCGAGATCACCCCTGAAGGCGGAGGCCACCCGTCCGGCCCGTTGCGCACCGCAGCCCGGCCCACGGCCCCGGCTCCCGAGGCCGCCACTGTCTCGATGAACGCCGAAGGCCGGATCGAGGTGCGCAGCAGCGTCACCAATCCCGGGGGAGGCAACGACACATCGCTGGCGACGCTCGCGGCAGAGGCACTGGGCACCAGCCGCGCGATGGTCACAGTGGTCCAAGGGGACACGGACCGCGTCCCACAGGGGACCGGCCATGCCAGCAGCAGGGCCACAGCCGTGGGCGGCGCCGCCGTCGTTCTGGCGGCGCGAGACATCGCCGACAGGCTCCGCGCGAGGGCGGCCGAGTTGACGGGTGTACAGCCTGACGAGGTCACGCTCGTCGACGGGCGGATCGAGATCCAGCAGCGTCCGGTCATGACCATCGCCGATCTCTGCTCTGATCTGTGCACCACCGGGCGGGCCCCCGAACTCGTCGCCACCCGCTCCTACGTGCCGGTCAACCAACAGGGCCTCAACGACAGCGAGCCGTACCGCTACACCTATCCGTACGTCTCCAGCGGTGTGTACGTCGCCCGGGTGCTCGTCGACCTGGCCACGGGAAAGACCACGATCACCGGTCTGGTCGCGGTCCATGACTGTGGTCGTGTCATCAACCCCACCCTCGTGGAAGGCCAGATGCACGGCGCTATGGCCATGGGAGCCGGGCTGGCCCTGTTTGAGGAGATTCTGTCGGCAGACGACGGAAGCCCTCTCACCGACACCTTCAAGCACTACATGCTGCCGCGGGCGAACGACCTGCCGAGCATGATCGTCGAGCATGTGGAGACGCCGTCGCCGCACACCCTCATGGGAGCCAAGGGCGCCGGCGAGGCCGGAGTGGGCGGCGCGATGGCCGCGGTTCTCAACGCGGTGACGAACGCCCTCGGTCCCAACTGCCCGCCTCCGACGGCACTTCCTCTGACTCCTCCCCGAGTTCTCGATCTCCTCGCCCATTCCCACGGGAGGACCGAGCCATGA